Genomic segment of Rhodocaloribacter litoris:
GGAAGTGCTCGCCATCACCCGGGAAGTCTGGGCCCTGGACGCACCGGCACCGGAACGGTTCGCCCGGCTCCGGGAACGCGCCTCGGCCGTCGGCGCCACTCCCCAGCAGTTGGGTCGCCTCAACATGGCGCTGAGCATGTGCGGGCGACAGCCCCCCGAGCAGTGGGCCGAGATCGTGCCCCGGACGGTGCACCTTCACGGCAAGTTTTACGGCTTCGATGCGGACGGGCGTGAACCTTCGTTCGACCACGAAACCATCCTCCGGGTGTTCCTGGACGGAGGCTACCGGGGCTACATCTCTAGTGAATACGAGGGAACGGCCTTCACCGATGCCTACTCCGGCTTCGAAATGGTGCGCCGTCATCATGAACTCCTTCATTCCATTTTACAGACCCTAGAGCAGCGATGAAGGTCGATGTTCTGATCGTGGGCACCGGGCCGGTAGGGGCCACGTTTGCCCGGTTGCTCTCCGAGCGCCGGCCCCGGGCCCGCATCCTCCTGCTCGATCTCGGCCCGCGCCTGACGGCGACGGCCGGGCTGCATGTCAAAAACATCGCGGATGCGACGGCGCGTGAACAGGCCCAGGTTCGCTCCCAGGGTCCCTACCGGCATCCCTACCCCGCCGTGAGTGTCCCCGAACGGGCGGAGGCCGTCCGGGCCGGTCTCCGCCATCCCGACTTTCTGGCGCGTCCGGGCACGCACCTCGTGGCGGAGACGGAAGAGGACCTCGCCGCGACCGAGATGCCGGCGGCGGCGCTCTCGAGCAACGTAGGCGGCATGGCGGCCCACTGGACCTGTGCCTGCCCCCGACCCGGCAACGGCGAACGCATCCCGTTCCTGGCACCGGAAGACTACGAGCGCACCCTCACCATGGCCGAGCGCCTTCTCCACGTGCGGCAGGATGCTTTCCCCGAAACGCCGGAAGGCGCCGCCATCCTGCGCGTGCTGGGCCAGGCCCTCAATGACCTCCTTCCCCCGCACCGCAGGGTGCAGCGGATGCCCCTGGCCTGCCGTCTCGATGCACAGGGACGTCGCCACTGGACCGGCGTCGATACGATCCTGGGCGAGGCGGCCCGGCCCGGCTATGAGGGTCCCATCACGATCCGGTCCGAAACACTCTGCCGCATGCTGCTGGTAGACCGGGACCGCGTGCGGGGAGCCGTCGTGGAGGATCTCCGAACCGGAGTGCAAGAAACCATCGAAGCCCGCGTCGTCTTCGTGGCCGCCGACTCGTTCCGAACGCCGCAACTCCTGTGGGCTTCTGGCATCCGCCCGCCCGCTCTCGGGCGCTATCTCAATGAACACCCGTTCATCTTTACGTTCGTAGAACTGCGGCCCGATCTGGTCAACCCCGAGGATGCTCCGGCCTATGACCCGGCGGCCCGTGATGATCCCACGATCGGCGTCTTCTGGGTTCCCTTCGAGGCCCCTTCCCATCCGTTCCACGGCCAGATCATGCACATGGACGTCTCCCCGCTCCAGACCCGCTCCGAGCGCGATCCCCGGCACATCGTCGGGCTCGGATGGGGACCGCTCAAGGAGATGCGGGCCGAAGACCGGATCGTGTTCTCCGACGAACGCACCGATCACCTGGGCATGCCCGCCATGACGGTTTCCTACAGCCTTACCGAGTACGACCTCGAAGCCATCGAGGCGGCCCGTGAAGAGCAGGCCCGCGTGGTGGCGGCTTTCGGGCGTATTCTCGAGGAGGGACGGCAGACGCTGATGCCGCCGGGCAGCTCGCTGCACTATTGCGGCACGGTCCGGATGGGCGAAGTCGATGACGGTACGTCCGTCTGCGATCCGTCCTCCCGGGTGTGGGGACTCCAGAACCTGTTCGTGGGCGGCAACGGGGTGATCCCGCTGCCCACAGCCTCCAACCCCACCCTCCACAGCGTAGCGCTGGCCGTGCTGGCCTGCGACCATGCCGCCGAACTTCTTTGAACGAGCGAGCCCCATGCCATCGACCCGTCCCCCCACCGGCCCCGACGTGCCCACCCTGACGATGCAGACCCTCGACCGCTTCCACCACCTCCCGGAAGGCGGTCCCCTGGGCGCTTCCAGGGTATGGGGCGGTTTCCACATCAACCGGATCGAAGACTATCTCGCCCACCTGCCGTTTCCGCTGCCGCCGCACCGCAAGGCCTTCACCGACATGATCTTCCTCACCGGAGGCACTTCGGTCCGCTTCAAAGGGCTGACGAAATACACGTTCGGACCCGGCCAGCTCTTCGTACTTCCCGCCTACCAGATCACCGCCCACGAACATATGAGCCCGGACGCGCGGGGCTTCTATCTGCACTTCAACCCGGAGATGCTACGCGAGCGGGGCGTGGACGACCAGCGCTTTGCTATTCTAAACTTCACCATTCATCCGGTCGTGACGTTCCCCCCTGCCACCCGTCAGGCCGTGCTGCACCTCTTCGAGCGACTCGAAACGATCTACCAGACCCTCGATCCTCCCGACCTCGACCTGGTGACGGCCTACCTCGTCGCCCTCCTCTTCGAGGCCGATCGCTGCATGGATACGTGCACGACCCGGTACCGGAACGCCGCAGCCTACCTCACCCAGCGTTTCAAAGATGCGCTCTCCCGCCACATCTACGAACTCCATACGGTACAGGCCTATGCCGACCTGCTGGGCGTAACCCCGAACCACCTCAACAAATGCGTCCGCGCCACGCTAGGCCGCCCGGCCAAGAGCCTGATCCGGGAAATGATGGTGATGGAGGCCAAACACTTCCTCCGCCATTCGTCACTCCAGATCGCCGAGATCGCCTTCCGGCTCGGCGAACAATCGCCGAGCAATTTCGCCCGCTTCTTCAAGTCGGAGACCGGGCTGACCCCGCGCGAATACCGAGAATCGCTCACGTGAGTCCCATGTCCACCCTGCTTCGCTGCCCGATCCGGCTGGTTGATCTGTCGCTCCCCATCTCCGAGCGCATCCGGGAGCCGCTCCCTACCCGGATCGAGCGGGAGGATCATCGCACGGGCGCCCTCAACATGGCTCGGACCCTGCTGGGCGATGTCACGCCCGAAGCCTTCCCGGACGGCCTGGCCCTGGCCGGCGAGGTCCTGATGCTGACAGCCCATGCCGGCACCCACGTCGACGCGCCCTGGCACTACCATCCAACGGCCGGCGGCCGCCCCGCCCGCACCATCGACCAGCTTCCCCTTGACTGGTTCTTCCACGATGGGGTCGTGCTCGATTTCTCCGACCGGCCCGAGGGAACCTGTCTGGAACCAGAAGACCTCGAACACAAGCTGGATGCGATCGGCTATACGCTCAAACCCTTCGACATCGTGCTGCTCCGCTGCGATGCCGACAAACGGGCCTATGACCCCGACTACGTCCGCATTCACGTCGGCGTCTCCGCGGAGGCTACGCGCTGGCTCATCGACCGGGGCATCCGTGTGATGGGGACGGACGGCTGGGGATGGGACGTCCCGCTGCACCTGCAGGTCGAAGCCTACCGGCGTCGGCCGCGCCCGGGCGTGATCTGGGCCGCCCACTTCGTCGGGATCGAGGCCGAGTATTGCCAGATCGAGAAGCTGGCCAACCTCGACCATCTCCCTCCCTACGGGTTCATGGTGGCCTGCTTTCCGGTCAAGATCGAACGGGGAAGTGCCGGGTGGGCCCGGGTCGTCGCCCTCGTGCCCGAACAAGCAACGGATCTCCCTGCAACCCTATCGCCGCCCCCGGCGGGCTGATTATCGACCTTTCCACAACCCAACTACGTTCCGATCATGGCTCGCAACCCGCATTTTTTCTCCCAGCTGGCCCACGTCGAGGTACTGACCACCGACCTGAAAGCCTCCGTCGCGTTCTTCGAGGAGATCGTCGGCCTGGACGTCACCGGACATGGAGACGGTTCAGTCTACCTCCGTGCATGGGGCGACTATTTCCATCATTCTCTCAAACTGACCCAGGCTGACGCCCCCGGCCTGGGCCATCTCGGCTGGCGTGCCGACAGCCCGGAGGCCCTCGACGAGGTGGTAGCCCATATCGAAGCCCTGGGCCTGGGCGAGGGCTGGCATGAAGGAGAGCAGGGCCATGGACGAGCCTATCGGTTTCGCACGCCCAACGGACACGCCTGCGAGGTGTTCTGGGAGGTCACCTGGTTGCGTGAAACCGGTACGCGCGGGAGCGTCTTTGCCGACCGCTATGCGAGCAACCGGCGTCGTGGCGTGTGCCCCCGGCGCTTCGATCATGTAACGCTCAACACGGGCAACTATCCCGCCGACAAGACCTTCTGGAAAGGACTCGGCCTCAAAAACCCCGACGAGATCCGCATCAACGACGACCTGCCGCCGGTGGGAGGGCTCTTTACCGTGGGCAACCTTTCACACGATATCGCCATCTTCACGGATCCGGCCCTGCAACCTGGCGAGGGCGCTCTCAACCACGTCTGCTTCAACCTGGACAGCCGGGAGGAAGTGCTCCTGGCCTGCGACTGGTTCATCGAATGCGGCTACCGCCTCGCCATGGGCCCCGGGCGCCATCAGGCCGACGAGGGATTCTTCATCTACGTCGACGAGCCGGGCGGCAACCGGTTCGAGTTCTATGCCGGCGCACGGCTGGTTTTTGCACCCGACCACGGCCCCGACATCCACTACCTCAAGGACAACCCGAACGATGCCTGGGGCAACTACAACCCCTGGTCCGGCGATGGAACCTTCAAACCTGAGCACGGTAGCTTCCGGCGCCAGGAGTGAAACGTCATGCCCGCTCCCCTCTCGCCCCAGGACCGTGCCCTGACCCTGCTTGCGGTGTTGCTCGCCCTGTTCCTCGGGGCGCTCGACCAGACCATCGTGGCGACGGCCCTGCCGCGCATCGTCGAGGACCTCCAGGGCATGACGCGCTATGCCTGGGTGGCCACCACCTACCTGCTCGCCTCGACGGCCATGGTCCCGGTCTACGGCAAGCTGGCCGACATCATGAGCCGGCGGACGATCGAGCTCTGGACGATCGGCCTGTTCCTCGCCGGGTCGGCCCTGTGCGGCCTCGCCGGGGAGTTCGGAACACTCCCGGTGCTGGGCGACGGAATGAACCAGCTCATCGTCTTCCGGGCGGTGCAGGGCCTCGGAGCGGCCGGCCTCTTCGCCATGGCGTTCATCGTCATCGCCGACCTGTTCCCACCGGCCGAGCGGGGGCGCTACCAGGGGTTCGTGGGCGCCACGTTCGGCATCGCCAGCGTGCTCGGCCCGCTCCTGGGCGGGCTCTTCGCCGACCATGGCGACGCCCTGTTGCCCGGCGTAGCCGGCTGGCGATGGGTGTTCTACGTGAACCTCCCCTTCGGCCTCCTGGCCCTCTGGTTCGTCCTCCGGCATATGCCGCGACTGGAACCCGCCCACCGCGGGCGGCTCGACGTGGCCGGTGCCCTCCTCCTCGTGGGCGGGCTGGTCCCGTTCGTGCTGGCCCTCCAGATCGACAAGACGGCCCATCCCTGGACGAGCCCCTTCACGCTGGCCCTGCTGGGCGCGGCCGGCGTCCTGCTGCTCCTGTTCGTCTTGCGGACACGCCGCGCCGAGCACCCGCTGATCACCCTCGACCTGTTCCGCTGGCGCATCTTCGCCGCGTCTGTCGGCGCCGTCTTCTTCCACGGCGCCGGCTTCCTCGGCCTGACCATTTTTCTGCCCCTCTACGTGACGGGCGTGCTGGGCACGAGCGCCACGGCGGCCGGCACGACGCTCATCCCGCTCTCCCTGAGCATCGTCTTCGGCTCGACGGTGAGCGGCCAGATCGTCTCCCGTGTAGGGCGTTACAAGGCCTTCATGGTCGGCGGCGGCCTCGTCGTCATCGCCGGGATCGCCGGGCTGACGCAGCTCTCGACCACAACGCCCTTCTGGGCCGTCGTCGCCCTGATGATCATCTGCGGGCTGGGCCTGGGCCCCACGTTGCCGCTCTTTCCGCTGGCGGTGCAGAACGCCGTCGATGCGCGCCGACTGGGCCAGGCCACGAGCGCCATCCAGTTCTTCCGCCAGATCGGCGGGGTCGTCGGAACGGCCGCGCTGGGGACCGTCCTGGCCCTCACCCTCGTGAAAGCCCTCGGCCCGGACGTCTCCGTCCGCGTGGGCGAGGGGCTGGCCGGGACGCCGGCGGGACCACCGCCGGACGCGATCCGGGAGGTCTACGCCCTCGCCATCCGCCGCGTCTTCACGCTGGCGCTCCTGCTCGTCGCGACCGGCTGGGTGTTCACGCTGTTCGTGCCGGACCTGCCGCTCCGGAAGACGTTTTCCGAGCCCGCGGCGGCCTGAGTCGCCCGGGACCGTCACGCCTCACCGTGGAGCTCCTGCTCCGGACCGGACGGGGTGTGCGCACACCGGGCCGTTTTCCCGAAGTCACGCGGGACAAGGTGTTGCTTTCTGTCCGGAAATGCTATCTTGCCCCGGTTTGTCTCCCCCCGACCCAACCGGAGAGCGCATCGATGAGCGTGCTTGCAACCATCGACTGGATCGTGATCGCCGGATACTTCCTGGTCATCCTGGGCCTGGCCTGGTGGGTCATCCGGCAGAAGACGGACACGACGACCGACTATTTCCTCGCCGGCCGCCACCTGGGATGGCTTATCGTGGGGGCTTCCATCTTCGCCTCCAACATCGGCTCCGAGCATCTCGTGGGCCTGGCCGGCTCCGGCGCAACCGACGGTGTGGCGCTGGCCCACTACGAACTACACGCCTGGTGCCTGCTGGTGCTGGGCTGGGTCATGGTGCCCTTCTACATGCGCTCGAAGGTCTTCACCATGCCCGAATTCCTGGAGCGTCGCTTCTCGCCGCCGGCCCGGACCCTGCTGTCGCTCATTTCGCTCGTGGCCTACGTGCTGACCAAGATCGCCGTGGGCATCTTCGCCGGCGGGGTCGTCTTCAGCGTGCTGATGCCCGAGCTGCACTTCCTGGGCATGAACAGCTTCTGGCTGGGCTCGGTCCTGGTGATCGTCTTCACCGGGGTCTACACGGTGCTGGGGGGCCTGCGGGCGGTCGCCTACACCGAGGCCCTGCAGACACTCATCCTGGTGGGCGGCTCGTTCCTGGTGCTGGTCTACGGCCTGAAGGCCGTCGGCGGGTGGGAGCGGCTCTACGAGATCGCCGGCTCCGAGATGTTCGACCTCTGGAAGCCGCTCGTGCCGGCAGGCTTCACCCCCACCTGGGCCCCCGTCCTCGGCCCGGGCGAGATGGCCTGGTATTTCAACGACCAATATCCCTGGGTGGGCATGCTCTTCTGCGCCCCGATCATCGGCCTCTGGTACTGGACGACGGACCAGTACATCGTGCAGCGGGCGCTGGGAGCCCCCAACGAAACGGAGGCGCGGCGGGGAGCCATCGCGGCGGCTTTCCTGAAACTGCTGCCGGTCTTCATCTTCATCATCCCGGGCATCATCACGTTCGCGCTGGCCAAATCGGGTCAGGTACCGGCTTTTCAGGAGGCCCTCTTCAATGAACAGGGAGAGCTGGTGCGGGAGAACGCCCAGGCCGCCTTTCCCCTGCTGGTGGCCCACGTCCTGCCGGTCGGGGTGCGCGGGATCGTGGTCGCCGGCCTGCTGGCGGCGCTGATGAGCTCGCTCGCCGGGGTGTTCAACGCCTCCTCGACCCTTTTCACGATGGACTTCTACAGCCGTCTCCACCCGGGAGCCTCGGAACGACACCTGGTCTGGATGGGGCGGGTGGCCACGGTCGTGATGGTGCTGATCGGGCTGGCGTGGATCCCGGTCATTCAGGGAGGGCGCGGGCTCTACGACTACCTGCAGGGCGTGCAGGCGTACCTGGCCCCGCCCATCTTCGTGGTCTTCTTCCTCGGGGTGTTCAACAAACGCCTGAACCGGCACGGTTGCCTGGCCGCCCTGATCGTCGGGTTCGCGCTGGGCCTGTTCCGCCTGGCCGTCGACACTCCCGTCGCCCTGATCGACGGGTTCTCCTACCCGGAAGGCTCCTTCCTCTGGATCGTCAACAACATCTTCTTCCAGTATTACAGCCTGGGCATCTTCCTGATCTGCGTGCTCGTGATGGTCGCGGTCAGCTACCTGACGGCCCCGCCCGACTATGCGCAGATCGCGGGGCTGACCTACGGTACCCTCTCCGCCGAGGACCGGGCCAGCAGCCGGGCCAGCTGGAGCTGGGTCGACGTGGCGGCCTCCGCGCTCGTGCTGGCGATGATCCTGGCGGCCTACCTGTACTTTACCGGCTAGTCTCCGTCCCGGCTGCACCCATGGCCCTTCGCCTCGTCGAGTTCACGGCACCGGCTGGCTTCACCCTGCCGGCCGACGTCACCGACACCCACGGGATCGCCCACCAGAACCGGCTGCCCCTGGCTACCGGTGACGTCCTCGTCCGCATCCTCCTCGACGCCGACCGTGCCGAGGGCTTCACCGAATGGCTGCACGAAGAGGCCGGGCTGCGGCCGGACCACCGGATCGTGCTGCTGCCGGTCGAGGCAACGGTGCCACGCCTCGAGACGCCCGGCGAGCACGAGGCGCCACCGTCGAGCAGTCCCGGCCGCATCAGCCGGGACGAGCTCTACGAGGACGTCAACGATGCCGTCAGCGTGACCGGTGCCCACTACGCGCTGGTGGTGCTCTCGACCATCGTAGCCGCCGGGGGCATGCTGCGCGACAGCGTGGCCATCGTCATCGGTGCCATGGTCATCGCCCCGCTCATCGGTCCCAACATTGCGCTGGCGCTGGGTACCACCCTGGGCGATCGGGACCTGCTCGGCCGGGCGTTCCGGATCAACGTCCTCGGGTTGCTGCTGGGGCTGGCCCTGTCCGTCGGGGCCGGCCTGGTGTTCGAGGTGGACCTGCAGGCGGCCGAGATCGCCTCCCGCACGCAGGTACAACTGGGCGATCTGCTGCTGGCGCTGGCGGCGGGCGTAGCCGGGGCGCTGTCCATGACGCGCGGCTATCCCTCGGCCCTGATCGGGGTCATGGTGGCCGTGGCGCTGCTGCCGCCGCTGGTGGCCCTCGGCATGTTGCTCGGCGCGGGCCGGTGGGACGCCGCCTACGGGGCGGCCCTGCTGCTGCTGACCAACGTCGTCTCCATCAACCTGGCGGCCGTGGCGACCTTCCTCGTACAGGGCATCCGGCCGATGCGCTGGTTCGAGGCGGAACAGGCCAGGAAGGCGACCCGCCTCGCCATCGGGCTGTGGGTGCTCGCGCTGGCCCTGCTGGTGGCCGCCATCCTCCTGTCGCCGGACGTGAAGCTTCCGGCCGGGCGCTGAAGCCTCCCCGTCACGCCGTCGGCTCTCGGGCGCCTCCGCCGATTCCGTGCTCCAGGCCACGCAGCTCGGCCAGGCCGCGCAGCCGCCCGATGGCCGGATAGCCGGGGCTGGCGGGCTTGCGCAGGTCGTCGAGCAGGCGGTGGCCGTGGTCCGGCCGCATCGGCAGCGGGACGCCCGGCGTGCCGTCACGCACGCGCCGCCGCTCCTCCTCGACGAGGGCCCGCACGACGGCGTACATGTCCACCGCCCCCGCCAGGTGCTCGCTTTCGTGGAAGCTGCCGCCGGGCTCCCGCCGTATGTTGCGCAGGTGGACGAAGTGGATGCGGCGGCCGAAGCGGTGCACCATGCCGGGCAGGTCGTTCTCCGGGCGCACGCCGAGCGAGCCGGTGCAGAAGGTCAGCCCGTTGGCCGTCGTGTCGGCCGCCTGCAGCACGGCCGCAAGGTCGGCTTCGGTGCTGACGACGCGCGGCAGGCCCAGCAGCGGATACGGCGGGTCGTCCGGGTGGATCGCCAGGTGCACCCCCACCTCCTCCGCCACGTCCGCGACGGCCCGGAGGAAGTAGGCCAGGTTCGCCCGCAGTTCCCGCTCCCCGACCTCCCGGTACGCCGCGAGCGCGGCCCGGAAGGCCTCGAGGTCATAGGCGGCGTGCCCGCCCGGCAACCCGGCCAGGATCGTTCGCGCCAGGCGTTCGCGGCCGGCTCCGGTCAGGGCTTCGAAGTGGTCCCGCGCCGCCTGCCGCAGCGGTTCGTCGTAGTCGCGGGCGGCGCCGGGCCGGCGGAGGATGAACAGGTCGAAGGCGGCCAGCGCGACCCGGTCGAAGCGCAGCGCCAGCGCCCCGGTCGGCAACGGGAACGCCAGGTCGGTCCGCGTCCAGTCGAGCACCGGCATGAAGTTGTAGCAGACGATGCGTGGGCCGCAGGCGGCCAGGTTACGGAGCGTCTGCCGGTAGTTGTCGATGTACCGGTCGCGGTCCGGCCCGCCCGTCTTGATGGCCTCGTGCACGGGCACGCTCTCGACGACGACCCAGCGCAGCGGCGCATCGCCGGGCCCCTCCTCGATCTGCCGGCGGCGGGCCCGGATGGCCTCCACGGGCCACACCGCACCCGCGGGGATCTCGTGCAGGGCCGAGACGATCCCCACCGCCCCGGCCTGGCGGGCATCCGCCAGCGTCACCGGGTCGTCCGGACCGAACCATCGCCAGGAAGGTAACATGCCGTTGCGTGCTGGTGCGGGTCGCTACGGGCCTCACCGTAGCGACGCGGGTGGATAGTCCGCCGGGTCGAAGGACGGGGGCGGGTACTGCGGGCTCATGGCCTCGAGCGTGTCGACGAGCAGTCGCGCTACGACCAGGTTGCGGAACCAGCGTTTTTCGGCCGGCACGACGTACCACGGAGCTTCCGGCGTCGAGCACCGGTTCAGGGCCAGCTCATAGGCCCGCATGTAGTCGTCCCAGCGCTTGCGCTCCTCCAGGTCCTGCGGGTTGAACTTCCACCACTTATCCGGCCGTTCCAGCCGCCGGCGCAGGCGTTCGAGCTGGTAGTCCTTCGAGATGTGCAGGTACACCTTGACGACGCGCGTACCGTGGTCGTGCAGGAGACGTTCAAAAGCGTTGATGTGGTCGTACCGCTTCTCGATGAGCTCCGGCGGGACCAGGCCGTGCACGCGCACCACGAGCACATCTTCGTAGTGGGAGCGGTTGAAGATCCCGATGTGGCCCTTTGGCGGCACGCGCTGGTGCACCCGCCAGAGGAAGTCGCGGGCGAGTTCCTGCGGCGTCGGCTTCTTGAAGCCGTAGATGCGGCAGCCCTGGGGGTTGACCCCTTTCATGACGCTGCGGATCGTGCTGTCTTTGCCGCCCGTGTCCATGGCCTGCAGGACCAGCAGCAACGCCTGCCGGTCCTCGGCGTAGAGCCGTTCCTGGAGCGACGAGAGCCGTTCGCGCAGCGCCGAGAGCGTCGCCCGGGCCGCGTCCTTGTCGTCCATGCCCTGGGTGTCGTCGGAAGCGATCGAGGACAGCCGGAAGCCGCCACCGGGCGGCACACGGTAACGGTCGTAGTCGATGTCGAGAGGGTGTTCGTTCACGGCGGCGGCGCGGGTTCGTCGTGCGGGCGGGTCCGGCGGGAAGATAACCAAAAAGCCCGGCAGCGTCGAGCCGCCCACGCCGGGGGCCGACGCCCCCGTGACGACGGCAGGCGGCCGGCATTCGTGACGCATCCGTGCAGCTCACGACGCACGCGTGCAGTTGGGCCCATGCGCTGCATCCGAAACCCCGGTGCTCCGTTTACCCGGTAGCATGTGCCCCGCCGGAAACCATGAGCGGCGAATACGCCACAACCCCTTCCTTTGCAAGACCATAACGACCAAACATATGAAAGCGCGATACCTCTTCCTCGCCCTCACGAGCGCGTTCCTGATCCTGCCCGGCCTTTCACACGGCCAGGGCCGGCCGCAGGACGGCGCCGCTCGCGGCAGCATCGGCGGCACCGTCCTGGACGCCGAGACCGCCGAACCGATCGCTTCGGCGACCGTCGGCCTCTGGCGTGCGGCAGACTCCTCCCTCGTCACGGGGACGATCACCGAACAGGACGGGCGCTTCCGCCTCGAGGGCATCCGGAGCGGCCGGTACTATGTCACGGTCAGCTTCGTCGGGTACGCGACCGAAACGATCCCGGACGTCGCGGTCGAACCCGGCAACCTGCAGATCGACCTGGGTACGATCCGCCTGGTGACCGACACGCAGGTGCTGGACGAGGTGGAGGTCGCCGCCGAGCGGACCCCCATGCAGATCCAGATCGACCGGACCGTCTACAACGTGGCGGATGCACCCGTTGCGATCGGGGGGACGGCCACCAACGTGCTGGAGACGATCCCGTCGATCGACGTGGATGTGGACGGCAACATCAGCCTGCGCGGCAGCGGCAACGTGGCCGTGCTGATCAACGGCCGCCCGGCGCCGGTCAGTTCCGAATTCATCGCCGCCTACCTGCGCCAGCTCCCGGCCGGGTCGATTGACCGCGTCGAGGTGATCCCCAACCCCTCGGCCCGCTACGAGCCCGAGGGCATGGCCGGCATCATCAACATCGTGCTCAAACAGGAGGCCGAGCTCGGCCTGGGCGGCACCGTGGTCGCCGGCGGGGATTCCCGGGGAGGGTACAACGCAAGCGGGACGTTCACCTACGGCCGGGGCCCGCTGAACCTGGCGCTCACCTACGGCTTCCGCCAGGAAAAGGGCGGCGGGGGCGGCAGCAGCTTCCGCATCAACCGCTACACCGATCCGCTCACCTACTTCGACCAGGACGAGGACGAGA
This window contains:
- the uxuA gene encoding mannonate dehydratase, producing MLPSWRWFGPDDPVTLADARQAGAVGIVSALHEIPAGAVWPVEAIRARRRQIEEGPGDAPLRWVVVESVPVHEAIKTGGPDRDRYIDNYRQTLRNLAACGPRIVCYNFMPVLDWTRTDLAFPLPTGALALRFDRVALAAFDLFILRRPGAARDYDEPLRQAARDHFEALTGAGRERLARTILAGLPGGHAAYDLEAFRAALAAYREVGERELRANLAYFLRAVADVAEEVGVHLAIHPDDPPYPLLGLPRVVSTEADLAAVLQAADTTANGLTFCTGSLGVRPENDLPGMVHRFGRRIHFVHLRNIRREPGGSFHESEHLAGAVDMYAVVRALVEEERRRVRDGTPGVPLPMRPDHGHRLLDDLRKPASPGYPAIGRLRGLAELRGLEHGIGGGAREPTA
- a CDS encoding polyphosphate kinase 2 family protein, coding for MNEHPLDIDYDRYRVPPGGGFRLSSIASDDTQGMDDKDAARATLSALRERLSSLQERLYAEDRQALLLVLQAMDTGGKDSTIRSVMKGVNPQGCRIYGFKKPTPQELARDFLWRVHQRVPPKGHIGIFNRSHYEDVLVVRVHGLVPPELIEKRYDHINAFERLLHDHGTRVVKVYLHISKDYQLERLRRRLERPDKWWKFNPQDLEERKRWDDYMRAYELALNRCSTPEAPWYVVPAEKRWFRNLVVARLLVDTLEAMSPQYPPPSFDPADYPPASLR